One window of the Pseudomonas lurida genome contains the following:
- the pqqD gene encoding pyrroloquinoline quinone biosynthesis peptide chaperone PqqD: MSFDRSRIPAWRQGYRYQYEPAQKGHVLLYPEGMIKLNDSAALIGGLIDGERDVAAIIAELDKQFPGVPELGEDIEQFMEVARAEHWITLA, translated from the coding sequence ATGAGCTTTGATCGCAGCAGAATACCGGCCTGGCGCCAGGGCTACCGTTACCAGTATGAGCCCGCGCAAAAGGGTCACGTGCTGCTCTACCCCGAGGGCATGATCAAGCTCAACGACAGCGCCGCGCTGATCGGCGGGTTGATCGACGGCGAGCGCGACGTGGCAGCGATCATCGCCGAGCTGGATAAACAATTCCCTGGCGTGCCAGAGCTCGGCGAAGACATCGAGCAATTCATGGAGGTCGCCCGTGCTGAGCACTGGATCACCCTTGCCTGA
- the pqqE gene encoding pyrroloquinoline quinone biosynthesis protein PqqE gives MPDKPAIGLPLWLLAELTYRCPLQCPYCSNPLDFAEQGKELTTEQWFKVFREAREMGAAQLGFSGGEPLVRQDLAELIAEARKLGFYTNLITSGIGLTEQKISDFKKAGLDHIQISFQASDEQVNNLLAGSKKAFAQKLEMARAVKAHGYPMVLNFVTHRHNIDKIDRIIELCIALEADFVELATCQFYGWAQLNRVGLLPTQEQLVRAERITNEYRAKLEAEGHPCKLIFVTPDYYEERPKACMNGWGSIFLTVTPDGTALPCHGARQMPVQFPNVRDHSMQHIWYDSFGFNRFRGYDWMPEPCRSCDEKEKDFGGCRCQAFMLTGDASNADPVCSKSEQHGIILQAREDAEHATQTIEQLAFRNERNSRLIAKG, from the coding sequence TTGCCTGACAAGCCTGCCATCGGCCTGCCGCTGTGGTTGCTGGCCGAGCTGACCTACCGCTGTCCGTTGCAATGCCCGTACTGCTCCAACCCGCTGGACTTTGCCGAGCAGGGCAAGGAGCTGACTACCGAGCAGTGGTTCAAGGTGTTTCGTGAAGCCCGCGAGATGGGGGCCGCGCAATTGGGCTTTTCCGGTGGAGAGCCGCTGGTGCGCCAAGACCTTGCCGAGCTGATCGCCGAGGCGCGCAAGCTGGGGTTCTATACCAACTTGATCACGTCGGGCATCGGCCTGACTGAACAGAAAATCAGCGACTTCAAGAAGGCCGGCCTCGACCATATCCAGATCAGCTTCCAGGCCAGCGACGAACAGGTCAACAACCTGCTGGCCGGCTCGAAAAAAGCCTTCGCGCAGAAGTTGGAAATGGCCCGCGCGGTGAAAGCCCATGGCTACCCGATGGTGCTGAACTTCGTCACCCATCGGCACAATATCGACAAGATCGACCGCATTATCGAACTGTGCATCGCGTTGGAAGCGGACTTTGTCGAACTCGCCACGTGCCAGTTCTATGGCTGGGCGCAGCTCAATCGTGTGGGGCTATTGCCGACCCAGGAACAACTGGTGCGCGCCGAACGCATCACCAATGAATACCGCGCCAAGCTCGAGGCCGAGGGCCACCCGTGCAAGCTGATCTTCGTTACACCGGATTACTACGAAGAGCGCCCGAAAGCCTGCATGAACGGCTGGGGCAGTATCTTTCTGACGGTGACACCCGACGGCACGGCCCTGCCCTGTCACGGCGCCCGACAGATGCCGGTGCAATTTCCGAACGTGCGCGACCACAGCATGCAGCACATCTGGTACGACTCGTTTGGTTTCAATCGCTTTCGCGGCTACGACTGGATGCCCGAGCCATGCCGTTCCTGCGATGAAAAAGAGAAGGACTTCGGCGGCTGCCGTTGCCAGGCCTTCATGCTCACGGGGGACGCGAGTAATGCCGACCCGGTGTGCAGCAAGTCCGAGCAGCACGGCATCATCCTGCAAGCGCGGGAAGACGCCGAACATGCCACCCAGACCATTGAGCAACTGGCCTTTCGCAATGAGCGCAACTCACGGCTCATCGCAAAAGGCTGA
- a CDS encoding YqaE/Pmp3 family membrane protein, with the protein MDIIRIIIAILLPPLGVFLQVGFGGAFWLNILLTLCGYFPGIIHAVYIIAKR; encoded by the coding sequence ATGGACATCATTCGTATCATCATCGCCATTCTGCTGCCGCCACTGGGTGTGTTCCTGCAAGTGGGCTTCGGCGGCGCGTTCTGGCTGAATATTCTGCTGACCCTGTGCGGTTACTTCCCCGGCATCATTCACGCGGTGTACATCATCGCCAAGCGCTGA
- a CDS encoding aspartate aminotransferase family protein, producing the protein MNLFNMRRPAPSLDDLILDTPRGSHSSESLMPTVARPAQVFVRGQGSWLWDSDDRAYLDFNQGAAANSLGHSPQVLIKALADQTQALINPGNTLHNRTQLNLVDRLCHCTGSDQAYLLNSGAEACEAAIKLARKWGQLHRGGAYRIISASNGCHGRSFAAMSASASDRANRFEPQLPGFSHVPFNDLPALHAAVDAQTVAIMLEPIQGEAGVIPATEHYLKGVERLCRELGILLILDEVQTGIGRCGTLLAEQHYGVRADIITLGKGLGGGVPLAALLARGTACCFEVGELEGTHHGNALMASAGVAVLDAVLEHGFLEQVRESGLYLGEGLARLAYRYDHGPLRGHGLMWGLTFSDDSADAVVKAALHEGLIINAPQPNCLRFTPALTISKSNIDEMLLRLARAFARVRTAQLQCRKGIAV; encoded by the coding sequence GTGAACCTGTTCAATATGCGTCGCCCCGCGCCCAGCCTGGATGACTTGATCCTGGATACCCCGCGCGGCAGTCATTCCAGTGAGTCGCTGATGCCGACTGTGGCGCGGCCGGCTCAGGTATTTGTGCGCGGCCAGGGCTCATGGCTATGGGACAGCGACGACCGTGCCTACCTGGACTTCAACCAGGGCGCCGCCGCCAATAGCCTCGGCCACAGCCCGCAGGTGTTGATCAAAGCGTTGGCCGACCAGACCCAGGCGCTGATCAATCCGGGCAACACCCTGCATAACCGCACCCAACTCAACCTCGTCGATCGGCTGTGCCATTGCACCGGCAGTGACCAGGCCTACCTGCTCAACAGCGGTGCCGAAGCCTGCGAAGCCGCGATCAAGCTGGCACGCAAGTGGGGCCAACTGCATCGCGGCGGCGCCTACCGCATCATCAGCGCGAGCAATGGTTGCCACGGCCGCAGCTTCGCGGCGATGTCGGCCTCGGCGAGCGACCGCGCCAATCGCTTCGAACCGCAACTACCCGGCTTCAGCCATGTGCCGTTCAACGATCTGCCGGCCTTGCACGCCGCAGTTGATGCGCAGACCGTCGCGATCATGCTGGAGCCGATCCAGGGCGAAGCCGGCGTGATCCCCGCGACGGAGCACTATCTCAAAGGTGTCGAGCGCCTGTGCCGCGAACTGGGGATCCTGCTGATTCTCGACGAGGTGCAAACCGGTATTGGCCGCTGCGGCACCTTGCTCGCCGAACAGCATTATGGCGTACGTGCCGACATCATCACCCTCGGCAAAGGCTTGGGCGGCGGCGTGCCCCTGGCAGCGCTGCTGGCGCGCGGCACTGCCTGTTGCTTTGAGGTAGGCGAACTGGAAGGCACCCATCATGGCAATGCACTGATGGCGTCGGCCGGCGTTGCCGTGCTGGATGCCGTGTTGGAACACGGCTTCCTGGAGCAGGTGCGTGAGTCTGGCCTTTACCTTGGCGAAGGCCTCGCTCGCCTGGCCTATCGCTACGACCACGGGCCATTGCGCGGGCACGGCTTGATGTGGGGCCTGACGTTTTCGGATGATTCCGCGGACGCTGTCGTGAAAGCGGCCTTGCACGAAGGACTGATCATCAACGCCCCGCAACCTAACTGCCTGCGCTTCACCCCGGCGCTGACGATCAGCAAGAGCAACATCGATGAAATGCTCCTGCGCCTGGCCCGCGCCTTCGCGCGCGTGCGCACCGCACAGTTGCAATGCCGCAAGGGCATCGCCGTTTAA
- a CDS encoding LysR family transcriptional regulator produces MDFKQLRYFVAVYEEGHVGRAAERLSISQPALSQQIRQLEQNLDVSLFERSSKRLLPTLAAHTLYNHALPLIDGMQQAIEALRNFKGQAMRTLAIGVLQTVHTSLVPQMLERVRKAQPHLVVQIYELTGLEIERRLLNGSLDIGISYLPPRQPGLHGVLLYEDELKVVIPEDHPLREFKKVSLKQAAELPMLLLGEEFQVRQIWQGQLSNLGRRPQVQAELNTMVGILDSLPHTKLATVLPGRSQDEHNSQLLLWKPLSEPRVPLKVGLVCRDVQRQQATVALLRTLLEDVMNAPQAPA; encoded by the coding sequence ATGGATTTCAAGCAACTGCGTTATTTCGTCGCGGTGTACGAGGAAGGCCACGTAGGCCGTGCGGCAGAGCGTCTGTCGATCTCGCAACCAGCACTGTCGCAACAGATTCGCCAGTTGGAACAGAACCTCGACGTGAGCCTGTTCGAACGCAGCAGCAAGCGTCTGCTGCCGACATTGGCGGCGCATACGCTGTACAACCATGCCCTGCCACTGATCGATGGCATGCAACAGGCGATCGAAGCGCTGCGCAACTTCAAGGGCCAGGCGATGCGCACCCTCGCCATCGGCGTGCTGCAAACCGTGCACACCAGCCTGGTCCCGCAGATGCTCGAGCGCGTGCGCAAGGCCCAGCCGCACTTGGTGGTACAGATCTACGAATTGACCGGGCTTGAAATTGAACGGCGGCTGCTCAACGGTTCGCTGGATATTGGCATCAGCTACTTGCCACCGCGCCAGCCGGGATTGCACGGCGTGTTGTTGTATGAAGACGAGCTGAAAGTGGTCATCCCCGAGGACCATCCCTTGCGGGAGTTCAAGAAAGTCTCGCTGAAACAGGCGGCTGAATTGCCGATGTTACTGCTGGGGGAAGAGTTTCAGGTCAGGCAGATCTGGCAGGGCCAACTGTCCAACCTCGGACGGCGCCCGCAGGTGCAGGCAGAACTCAATACCATGGTGGGGATTCTCGACAGCCTGCCTCACACAAAACTGGCGACTGTGCTGCCGGGGCGCTCCCAGGACGAACACAACAGCCAGTTGCTGCTGTGGAAACCCTTGAGCGAACCCAGGGTACCGCTGAAAGTGGGCCTGGTGTGCCGAGATGTGCAGCGCCAGCAGGCGACGGTAGCGTTGCTGCGCACCTTGCTGGAAGACGTGATGAATGCCCCGCAGGCGCCCGCCTGA